GTGATAAAGCGGTCTGCCCACGAGTCATTCCATCGTCCGCTTACCATGCCGAGCGGAAGGGCAATGAGGTATGTAAGAAGGAGAATAAAAAAGGCCAAGGTGACTGAATTCGCTAGGCGTTCCCCGATTAGATCGGTTACTTTCATTTTATGAGCATAGGAGACTCCAAAGTCGCCTTGCGCAACATTTTTAATCCAGCGTATATATTGAGTCGGGACAGGGTCATTTAACCCTAATTTTTCACGCTGCTCCTCAATGGCTTTTTGATTTGCATTTGGATCCAGAGCTGCTCCTGTCAGCGCATCGCCTGGCATTGCTTTCGCCAGCAGGAACACGAGCACGCTTAATATAACTAATTGCGGTATCATGATCAGGAATCTTCGCAATATAAATTTCCACATGTTCATCGCTCCTCTATGGTAATGCAACCCTGTGTGTCGGGGAAATAGATTTTAAATCGTATACGCCTCCATGTTCGTCAAAATATTTCACGTAATGCTTTTGATATTCCTCGTTTACTTGCCGGCGCAGCTCACTTTGCCGTTCCCGATACTCTGGACGGATATCCGGGATGGCCGAAAGCAGCCGTTTTGTATAAATATGCTGGGGGTTTGAGAAAATATCCGCACTTGGAGCTTCTTCAACCAGACGGCCCCGGTACATAACACCAATCCGGTCACACATATGACGGATTACGCCTAAATCGTGGCTAATAAATATGTAAGTTAAGCCAAGTTCCGCTTGCAAATCCTGCATAAAATTCAGTACTTGCGCCTGGACGGAAACATCCAGCGCGGAGACAGGTTCGTCCGCAATAATCAGTTTCGGTTTTAACGTCAATGCACGCGCAATTCCAATCCGCTGCCGCTGCCCTCCCGAAAACTCATGCGGGTATTTATAGATATTATCCGGGCTTAAACCAACTTTATCGAGGTAATGCTGAACAGATTTCCGTTCCTCATCCGGGGAGAGCCTCTCAAAGTTTCGCAGCGGTTCGGCAATAATATCAAGGACCCGTTTCTTCGGATTTAACGAAGAGTATGGATCTTGAAAAATCATCTGAATATTTTTGCGATGATTGCGCAGTTCGGAACGGCTCAATTTCGTTAGATCCACCTGATGGAACAAAATTTGTCCGCTTGTCGGTTTGATCAGCCGCATAATGGCGTTTCCTGTCGTTGATTTACCGCTGCCGGATTCCCCGACGATGCCGTAAGTTTCCCCTGCCTGCACTTCAAAACTTACATCATCCACGGCATGGACGTGGTCCAAAACACGCCCGAAGAAGCCTCCGTGAATGGGGAAATGCACCTTTAATTGATCTACTTTAAGCAGTGCCATGTGTGATGGGGTCTCCTTTCCCGTCTTTGAAGTCGAAATGCTTATAACAAGTACACCGTACCCAATGGTCCGGTGCTGCTTCATGCAGAACAGGTTCTTCTTCATGCCGGTTTGCCGGGATCCATGGAATTCGCGATTGAAAACGGCAGCCGCTGCGCGGAAGTTTGGATAAGGAAGGG
This Paenibacillus larvae subsp. larvae DNA region includes the following protein-coding sequences:
- a CDS encoding ABC transporter ATP-binding protein; protein product: MALLKVDQLKVHFPIHGGFFGRVLDHVHAVDDVSFEVQAGETYGIVGESGSGKSTTGNAIMRLIKPTSGQILFHQVDLTKLSRSELRNHRKNIQMIFQDPYSSLNPKKRVLDIIAEPLRNFERLSPDEERKSVQHYLDKVGLSPDNIYKYPHEFSGGQRQRIGIARALTLKPKLIIADEPVSALDVSVQAQVLNFMQDLQAELGLTYIFISHDLGVIRHMCDRIGVMYRGRLVEEAPSADIFSNPQHIYTKRLLSAIPDIRPEYRERQSELRRQVNEEYQKHYVKYFDEHGGVYDLKSISPTHRVALP